A single genomic interval of Porphyromonas sp. oral taxon 275 harbors:
- a CDS encoding DUF4373 domain-containing protein, whose protein sequence is MASGKKTNADFFKHDSDMRNNIKVRALRRRFSHLGYAVWCYFLEVLTDADGFQIEYNTLTKELIAGDFDVTIEELDDIVAYCQKLGLLKVSDMRLYSPSLIARFEAIIESRERKSEIARKKINARWQRNRNTTVSNKEEKEYSGNTTVQKSVAGKYKEVEGEVEGEVEGEVEGEVEGEVEGEVEGEKKRDKLSKKSEAVVSLWNSTLGDLLPKVAVLSEGRRQQISARLAELSSDSDEALQQVQALFDKVRASRFLLGDNDRNWTITIDWLFHSSENIAKVLEGNYDDKRGIRSQATHPGITLGADERIETDGRRTYGTGVATVPPDAPPRPSARHQWDANALRWMFI, encoded by the coding sequence ATGGCAAGTGGAAAAAAGACCAACGCCGACTTCTTCAAGCACGACTCCGACATGCGCAATAACATCAAGGTGCGTGCGCTACGTCGTCGCTTCTCTCACCTAGGCTATGCTGTCTGGTGCTACTTCCTAGAGGTTCTGACCGACGCTGACGGCTTTCAGATTGAGTACAACACCCTCACAAAGGAGCTTATCGCGGGCGACTTTGACGTAACCATCGAAGAACTTGACGACATCGTCGCCTACTGCCAGAAGCTCGGTCTTTTGAAGGTCTCCGACATGCGCCTTTATAGCCCCTCGCTCATCGCTCGATTTGAAGCGATCATCGAAAGCAGGGAGAGGAAATCGGAAATCGCAAGAAAAAAGATTAACGCACGATGGCAACGCAACAGAAATACTACAGTATCAAACAAAGAAGAAAAAGAATACAGCGGTAATACTACAGTACAAAAAAGCGTAGCAGGAAAATACAAAGAAGTAGAAGGAGAAGTAGAAGGAGAAGTAGAAGGAGAAGTAGAAGGAGAAGTAGAAGGAGAAGTAGAAGGAGAAGTAGAAGGAGAAAAAAAGAGAGACAAGCTCTCCAAAAAGTCGGAGGCGGTCGTTTCGCTTTGGAACTCGACCCTAGGCGACCTCCTCCCGAAGGTGGCGGTACTCTCCGAGGGAAGACGCCAGCAGATCTCGGCACGTCTCGCGGAGCTCTCCTCCGATTCAGACGAGGCACTTCAGCAGGTGCAGGCGCTCTTCGACAAGGTGCGCGCTTCGCGCTTCCTCCTCGGCGACAACGACCGCAACTGGACTATCACCATCGACTGGCTCTTCCACTCCTCCGAGAACATCGCCAAAGTCCTCGAGGGTAACTACGACGACAAGCGAGGCATCCGCTCCCAGGCCACCCACCCAGGCATTACTCTCGGAGCGGATGAGCGCATCGAGACCGACGGACGACGCACCTACGGCACAGGCGTAGCTACCGTGCCCCCTGACGCCCCTCCGAGACCCTCCGCACGGCACCAATGGGACGCTAATGCTCTACGTTGGATGTTCATCTAG
- a CDS encoding DUF3310 domain-containing protein, which yields MNATDTQVGGTHYLQMPYQPIHLIAELQMNFFQGSILKYLCRYRHKGGNEDLKKAIHYCQLARELRPADECTYGTRETGRIFRDFCRENGVPPAFCFVLDAVLWSDWDTAEEILNDIILHYEE from the coding sequence ATGAACGCTACAGACACCCAAGTCGGAGGTACACACTACCTCCAAATGCCCTATCAGCCCATCCACCTTATCGCAGAGCTCCAGATGAATTTCTTCCAGGGCAGCATCCTCAAGTACCTATGCCGGTATAGACACAAGGGAGGCAATGAAGACCTGAAGAAGGCGATCCACTACTGCCAGCTCGCCCGAGAGTTACGACCCGCAGATGAGTGCACCTACGGCACGAGGGAGACGGGGCGCATCTTCCGCGACTTCTGCCGAGAGAATGGAGTTCCACCTGCCTTCTGTTTTGTACTCGACGCTGTCCTTTGGTCAGACTGGGATACCGCCGAGGAAATCCTCAACGACATCATTCTTCACTACGAAGAATAG
- a CDS encoding recombinase RecT — translation MTPTIPSAAAPAVAQPQANTLKSFNRTIADQRTQDYLQQVLSEKKSSFVNNITALVANSTGLQACDPLSIIYAGIKATALDLPLDPNLGFAYVIPYNRKNAPAQAQFQLGYKGFVQLAIRSGQFQAINVTEVREGELQDFDLLTGETRFVAKPNREALPVVGYVAYFRLTNGFAKSLYMTRDEVEAHALRYSETYKSTKAWVKAASKWTTDFDAMAKKTVLKLLLSKYAPLSVEMQNAVKSDQAVIDERGEAHYVDHEEFSVEDVANSVADEVEDVTATEEIDFETGEIKSAPAEPVEAAPAPQAPF, via the coding sequence ATGACACCAACCATCCCATCCGCTGCCGCACCCGCGGTAGCCCAGCCCCAAGCGAACACACTCAAGAGCTTCAACAGAACCATCGCTGACCAACGCACCCAGGACTACCTCCAGCAGGTGCTCTCGGAGAAGAAGTCCTCCTTCGTAAATAATATCACGGCGCTGGTAGCCAACAGCACGGGGCTGCAAGCCTGCGACCCGCTTTCCATCATCTACGCAGGGATTAAGGCGACCGCACTCGACCTGCCGCTCGATCCTAACCTCGGCTTCGCCTACGTCATCCCCTACAATCGAAAGAATGCCCCAGCACAGGCGCAGTTCCAGCTAGGCTACAAGGGCTTCGTGCAGCTCGCTATCCGAAGTGGGCAGTTCCAAGCGATCAACGTCACCGAGGTACGCGAGGGCGAGCTCCAGGACTTCGACCTCCTCACGGGGGAGACTCGCTTTGTCGCCAAGCCTAACCGAGAGGCGCTCCCCGTTGTAGGTTACGTCGCTTACTTCCGACTGACCAACGGATTCGCCAAGAGTCTGTACATGACCCGAGATGAAGTCGAGGCCCACGCCCTCCGATACTCTGAGACCTACAAGAGTACGAAGGCTTGGGTAAAGGCCGCCAGCAAGTGGACAACCGACTTTGACGCTATGGCGAAGAAGACCGTCCTCAAGCTGCTGCTCAGCAAGTACGCCCCCCTATCGGTCGAGATGCAGAATGCTGTCAAGAGCGACCAAGCCGTCATCGATGAGCGAGGCGAAGCGCACTACGTAGACCACGAAGAGTTCTCTGTGGAAGACGTCGCAAACTCCGTAGCGGACGAAGTAGAAGACGTGACGGCCACGGAGGAGATAGACTTCGAAACAGGCGAGATCAAGAGCGCGCCAGCTGAACCAGTCGAAGCCGCACCAGCGCCACAAGCACCCTTCTAA
- a CDS encoding MBL fold metallo-hydrolase: protein MTLLVLGSSSAGNAYLLTANNGERLLLECGVKRTELLRAMDFDLASLSGCLLSHEHGDHAREVRWVTSRRIPLYCSHGTAEALGIQDDPMLHPLTSKQTVQVGSFSVLPFSVQHDAREPLGYLVEHHEMGRLAFITDSYLLSFRLPKVTHWMIECNYSQELIEERLVSGALHPAQYKRTLRSHMSLDACQTTLLRHDLRSARQVVLLHLSEGNADESLCLRTIHDATGLPTAVASPRLQINLDKVPF from the coding sequence ATGACTCTTCTAGTCCTTGGCTCCAGCAGCGCGGGCAATGCCTACCTCCTGACCGCCAACAATGGCGAGCGTCTACTCCTCGAGTGCGGCGTTAAGCGCACCGAGCTGCTGCGCGCCATGGACTTCGACCTCGCAAGCCTCTCGGGCTGTCTCCTCTCCCACGAGCACGGAGACCACGCCCGAGAGGTGCGCTGGGTCACCAGTCGCAGGATCCCCCTCTATTGCTCCCACGGCACGGCGGAAGCCCTCGGCATACAGGATGACCCAATGCTCCACCCATTGACCAGCAAGCAGACGGTACAGGTCGGCAGCTTCTCCGTCCTACCCTTCTCTGTCCAGCACGACGCCCGCGAGCCGCTCGGGTATCTCGTCGAGCACCACGAGATGGGACGACTAGCCTTCATCACCGACAGCTACCTCTTGAGCTTCCGCCTCCCGAAGGTCACCCACTGGATGATCGAGTGCAACTACTCTCAGGAGCTCATAGAGGAGCGCCTCGTCTCGGGGGCGCTGCACCCAGCACAGTACAAGCGCACGCTGCGTAGCCATATGAGCCTCGACGCCTGCCAAACAACCCTCCTCCGTCACGACCTCCGCTCCGCTCGGCAGGTCGTCCTCCTACACCTCTCCGAAGGCAACGCTGACGAAAGCCTCTGCCTCCGCACCATCCACGACGCCACAGGCCTACCAACCGCCGTGGCCTCACCGCGCCTCCAAATCAATCTCGATAAAGTCCCCTTCTAG
- a CDS encoding bifunctional DNA primase/helicase, producing MSKSYSDFDIQIPYGKTSGKAKTICPQCHDKRRDKRDKSLSVNLDEGIWHCHYCGWSGTIKTKDPEPWHNHAPIRKQAKVYRLPETPKRPEVQKHALSDKALAWFASRGISPQTLTDLRITEGLEFMPQKGAPANTVQFNYYRGETLVNVKYRTGDKCFKLVSGAELLPYNINAIGGTKECIITEGEMDALSFWECGRHDVVSVPNGANANLDYLDDYLEQYFDDKEVIYIAVDTDTKGVVLRDELIRRFGPERCRVIEYGADCKDANEHLQRYGKDSLLKCLYDAPEMKIEGVFTVSDFEGSLDALFENGWQRGVTIGHPNFDALCSFETKRLCIVTGIPGSGKSEFIDEIAERLNVRYGWRFAYFSPENAPLAYHASKLIEKFTGKRFSQQTLSHLEYKRVKEHLERDFFFISPSDSFKVDNILAKAKSLVRRKGIKALVIDPYNRLESDQSSRQSETLYISELLDKLTNFAQRNDLLIILMAHPTKQPKNKDGVVEAPTLYDISGSANFFNKADFGIVVHRNRQLGNVEVHVQKVKFRHLGECGTATFLYNINNGRYTPFSAGEAPQWDNASHLDQAKALRIQEAKDATQIVFPSPNIQEAQITPNDPLSYAHTEAVTDAPPLPF from the coding sequence ATGAGCAAGAGCTATTCCGACTTCGACATCCAGATACCCTACGGCAAGACCTCAGGTAAGGCCAAGACTATCTGCCCGCAGTGCCACGACAAGCGACGCGACAAGCGTGACAAGAGCCTATCGGTAAACCTCGACGAGGGTATATGGCACTGTCACTACTGCGGCTGGTCCGGGACAATCAAGACCAAAGACCCCGAGCCTTGGCACAACCATGCCCCCATCCGTAAGCAGGCCAAGGTCTACCGACTCCCCGAAACTCCGAAGCGCCCAGAGGTACAGAAGCACGCCCTCTCCGACAAGGCGCTCGCTTGGTTCGCATCCCGGGGCATCTCCCCTCAGACGCTCACCGACCTGCGTATTACCGAGGGGTTGGAGTTCATGCCCCAAAAGGGCGCTCCAGCCAACACCGTGCAGTTCAATTACTACCGCGGTGAGACGCTGGTCAACGTCAAGTATCGAACAGGGGATAAGTGCTTCAAGCTTGTGTCCGGTGCGGAACTCCTCCCCTACAACATCAACGCCATCGGAGGAACGAAGGAGTGCATCATCACGGAGGGGGAGATGGACGCTCTCTCCTTCTGGGAGTGCGGACGTCACGACGTGGTCAGCGTCCCCAACGGAGCAAACGCTAATCTCGACTACCTCGATGACTACCTCGAGCAGTACTTCGACGACAAGGAGGTCATCTACATAGCCGTCGACACCGACACTAAGGGTGTCGTACTACGTGATGAGCTCATACGTCGATTCGGTCCAGAGCGCTGCCGAGTCATCGAGTACGGAGCAGACTGCAAGGATGCCAACGAGCATCTCCAGCGATATGGCAAAGACTCCCTCCTCAAGTGCCTCTACGATGCTCCTGAGATGAAAATCGAAGGCGTCTTCACCGTGAGCGACTTTGAAGGATCGCTCGACGCGCTCTTCGAAAACGGATGGCAACGAGGCGTCACCATAGGACACCCCAACTTCGACGCCCTCTGCTCCTTCGAGACGAAGCGCCTCTGCATCGTCACAGGTATTCCAGGCAGCGGCAAGTCTGAGTTCATTGACGAGATAGCCGAGCGCCTCAACGTCCGCTACGGATGGCGCTTCGCTTACTTCTCACCCGAAAATGCCCCGCTGGCCTACCACGCCTCGAAGCTCATCGAGAAGTTCACCGGCAAGCGCTTCTCCCAGCAGACCCTCTCACACCTCGAGTACAAGCGAGTCAAGGAGCATCTCGAGCGGGACTTCTTCTTCATCTCCCCATCCGACAGCTTCAAGGTCGACAACATTCTCGCCAAGGCTAAATCCCTCGTCCGACGCAAAGGCATCAAGGCTCTAGTCATCGACCCGTACAACAGACTCGAAAGCGACCAGTCCTCCCGACAGTCCGAGACCCTCTACATCTCCGAGCTCCTCGACAAGCTGACCAACTTCGCCCAGCGAAACGACCTACTCATCATCCTGATGGCGCACCCTACCAAGCAGCCAAAAAATAAGGACGGAGTAGTCGAAGCCCCAACGCTCTACGACATCAGCGGCTCGGCAAACTTCTTCAACAAGGCAGACTTCGGCATTGTCGTACATCGTAACAGGCAGCTCGGCAACGTCGAGGTGCACGTCCAAAAGGTCAAGTTCCGACACCTCGGGGAATGCGGTACGGCCACATTCCTCTACAACATCAACAACGGACGTTACACTCCCTTCTCCGCTGGCGAAGCCCCCCAGTGGGACAATGCCTCTCACCTTGACCAAGCGAAAGCCCTACGCATCCAAGAAGCTAAGGACGCCACACAGATAGTCTTCCCTTCACCCAACATCCAAGAAGCCCAAATCACCCCCAATGACCCGCTCTCCTACGCCCACACGGAAGCGGTGACGGACGCCCCTCCGCTTCCTTTCTAG